In one Bacillota bacterium genomic region, the following are encoded:
- the hypB gene encoding hydrogenase nickel incorporation protein HypB, which yields MEIKVIRRIMEASEQHAQVVRQQLQEAGVVALNLISAPGSGKTSLIECAIRELKDKVHIAVIEGDPDTTRDAERIAKLGVPVVQINTEGGCHLDATMVLRALEQIDLDGVQLLFIENVGNLVCPVVFDLGETRRVAVVSAAEGHDKPAKYPALFRTAQVTVLNKVDLIPYLDFDEAQFTRDVRRLNPEMPILRVSCRTGEGLTEWTGWLLNQTGSTVMSGALGGAG from the coding sequence ATGGAGATTAAAGTGATCAGGCGAATTATGGAGGCAAGCGAACAGCACGCGCAGGTGGTGCGCCAGCAGTTGCAAGAGGCTGGGGTCGTCGCGCTCAATCTCATCAGTGCGCCCGGCTCGGGCAAGACCTCCCTGATCGAGTGCGCTATCCGCGAACTGAAAGATAAAGTCCACATCGCCGTCATCGAGGGCGACCCCGACACCACCCGCGACGCCGAGCGCATCGCCAAACTGGGCGTGCCGGTGGTGCAGATTAACACGGAAGGCGGCTGTCACCTCGATGCGACCATGGTGCTGCGTGCGCTGGAGCAAATCGACCTGGACGGCGTGCAATTGCTGTTTATCGAAAACGTGGGCAATCTGGTCTGCCCGGTCGTGTTCGACCTCGGCGAGACACGACGGGTGGCAGTGGTGAGCGCGGCAGAAGGACACGATAAACCCGCCAAGTACCCCGCCCTGTTCCGCACCGCGCAGGTTACTGTGCTGAACAAGGTAGACCTGATCCCGTATCTGGATTTCGACGAGGCGCAGTTCACGCGGGACGTGCGGCGGCTGAACCCGGAGATGCCCATCCTGCGCGTCTCGTGCCGCACGGGTGAGGGTTTGACGGAGTGGACAGGCTGGCTGTTGAACCAGACCGGCAGCACCGTTATGTCCGGAGCACTCGGTGGCGCAGGCTAA
- the hypA gene encoding hydrogenase maturation nickel metallochaperone HypA: protein MHEFSIADAIVRATQEVVQTNGGGKVNQIHLRIGELRQVVPDALLFAFDILKQDTPLSEASLQWETVPAQVRCKVCGNEYRPKDVFWECPSCGAMGAEVVAGEELEIVAITLMEGSDGD from the coding sequence ATGCATGAGTTTTCGATAGCCGACGCCATCGTGCGCGCCACACAGGAGGTTGTCCAGACGAACGGAGGCGGAAAGGTCAACCAGATACATCTTCGCATCGGTGAGCTGCGCCAGGTCGTGCCCGACGCCCTCCTTTTCGCCTTTGACATCCTGAAGCAGGATACCCCCCTGTCGGAGGCTTCCCTGCAGTGGGAAACGGTTCCCGCGCAGGTGCGGTGCAAAGTCTGCGGCAACGAGTATCGCCCGAAAGACGTTTTCTGGGAGTGTCCGTCCTGCGGCGCGATGGGTGCGGAGGTGGTGGCAGGCGAGGAGCTGGAGATAGTCGCCATTACACTGATGGAGGGATCCGATGGAGATTAA
- a CDS encoding hydrogenase maturation protease: MHKAIVIGIGNPYRRDDGAGIAVVRRIRLLAPRDVEVIECPGDLTMVLDIWQGFGRVIVVDAMRSGRAAGEVMRFDASTQTLPANMRFSSTHAMGLNEILALAHALNRLPQKLVIYGIEGSDFGEGEGLSEEVAKAVEDVVRYILLDLQKGEEDA, encoded by the coding sequence ATGCACAAAGCCATCGTCATCGGTATTGGCAACCCGTATCGTCGGGATGACGGCGCGGGGATAGCTGTTGTTCGCCGCATCCGCCTGCTTGCACCCCGAGATGTGGAGGTTATAGAGTGCCCCGGCGACCTGACGATGGTACTGGACATCTGGCAGGGCTTTGGCCGGGTCATCGTGGTTGACGCCATGCGCTCGGGGCGGGCAGCTGGCGAGGTGATGCGCTTTGACGCCTCAACGCAAACCCTTCCCGCAAACATGCGCTTCTCTTCAACACACGCGATGGGCTTGAACGAAATCCTTGCCCTGGCACATGCGCTGAACCGGCTCCCCCAGAAACTGGTCATCTATGGCATCGAGGGCAGCGATTTTGGCGAGGGCGAAGGCTTGTCCGAAGAGGTCGCAAAAGCCGTAGAGGATGTGGTACGCTATATCTTGCTAGACTTGCAGAAAGGCGAAGAGGATGCATGA